A genomic window from Triticum aestivum cultivar Chinese Spring unplaced genomic scaffold, IWGSC CS RefSeq v2.1 scaffold9766, whole genome shotgun sequence includes:
- the LOC123172763 gene encoding uncharacterized protein DDB_G0271670-like codes for MATAPNMEMIASSLRSCSLNGGGRRPGRRHRHGHARGAEGSNDSEGVTVELNSDVALPYHWQQCLDIRTGQVYYINWEDGTRTTIDPRTPSFCSALSTPRSTCFTSHRAAFTSSSSSGYTSAASSVTGDYGYGYDDSDGYSEGYGDEESSSSSSRSSGVSSVLSSFFPSDEPASSDSGHATSHVLVAVGCRACFMYFMVPKSVGLCPKCGSSGLLHLGASYA; via the exons ATGGCCACTGCTCCCAACATGGAGATGATCGCCTCTTCGCTGCGCAGCTGCTCCCTcaacggcggcggccggcggccgggCCGGCGCCACCGCCACGGCCACGCCAGGGGCGCTGAGGGCAGCAACGACAGCGAGGGCGTCACCGTCGAGCTCAACTCCGACGTCGCCCTGCCCTACCACTGGCAGCAGTGCCTCGACATCCGG ACGGGGCAAGTGTACTACATCAACTGGGAGGACGGCACCCGGACGACTATCGACCCTCGCACGCCGTCCTTTTGCTCCGCCTTGTCGACGCCGCGGTCCACCTGTTTCACTTCACACCGCGCAGCCTTCACTTCGTCGTCCAGCTCTGGCTACACCTCCGCGGCGTCCAGCGTCACCGGCGACTATGGCTACGGCTATGATGACAGCGACGGCTATAGTGAAGGCTACGGCGacgaggagagcagcagcagtagcagccggAGCTCCGGCGTCTCGTCCGTGCTCTCGTCTTTCTTCCCCAGTGACGAGCCCGCCTCCAGCGACAGTGGGCACGCCACCAGCCACGTGCTCGTTGCGGTCGGGTGCAGGGCGTGTTTCATGTACTTCATGGTGCCCAAGAGCGTCGGCCTATGCCCCAAGTGCGGCAGCTCCGGCCTCCTCCACCTCGGAGCCTCTTACGCCTGA